In the genome of Cyanobacteria bacterium FACHB-DQ100, the window ACCCAAACATCAGAGTTGGATGGATGATGCAACAGGGTTTGGCGGAGTGACTCCTGTAACTGGGCTTCACTCAAGACAATGCCGGTTCCAGCCTTGAGGATAGTCTGTTGTAAGCGGTTAGATTCGAGATCTGAACGGGTGAGTGACACGATGTCGGATTTTGAGTGGAGTCATCCCTCGATTGTAAGCGCATCTCGACTGACACAAGACGGTCGAGACTTTGTTGAACTGCCGAACATGTTTTAGTGCAACAAGACTTATCATAACGACACCCAACAGATCCGACTCTAGCGGACTGTTTGGATATCCAGTGTATGGCTAGAAGCATTGGTAGCCGCTGAATGCAATCGCTGGGTGTAGGATAATGACACGATAACAATTGTCAAGTCATCATCAAACTAGTTTGTGAAGAATTCCTAGACCTAATCAGTAGGTGTCATCGATGAAAGAATTTCAGCTCCAAGGGATTAATCATCTTGCTCTCGTCTGCAAAGATATGACCCGCACGATCGATTTCTACTGCAATACTTTAGGTCTACGTCTAATTAAAACAATCCAGATTCCTGAAGGAGGACAACACTTCTTCTTTGACATTGGAAATGGGGATGCACTCGCCTTCTTCTGGTTTCCCCAAGCTCCTGAAAGTGCACCCGGTATCGCATCTGTTAATCCAGCTGCACTGCAAACGGGTGACATCAGAACTGCTCACGGTTCAATGAATCATGTTGCTTTCCGGGTTCAACCTGAAAAACTAGATGAGTACCGAGGTCGGCTCATTGCTAAAGGCATTCAAGCAACACCGGTTCTGCATCACGCGGATGTGCCTTCCGGTTACGTTCCAGAAGCGGATGAGAGTACCTTCATCTCTTCCTTCTACTTTTTTGACCCAGATGGCATTCTTCTAGAGTTTGCGGCAACGGTTCGTGAGCTGGGTGATCCTGAACGGGACCTTAATCAGATGCCGGACACCGCTCAGACATTTTAGAGATCGCAGCCTAGCATGTTTCTTGAGCAACCGCTCGCTGCTACCTAAGTGAAAGTAGGAACAGATTGGGTAAGTTAACCCTAGTCCTAGAGAACGGATTCGTTCATGATAGAAGCATATTCAAAACCGCTAGCTCCTCTATTCACGCTGGCATTTATTAGAAGAAGCCCTAGGCAATTGTCTAGGGCTTATTAGTTGTTGCATCAAGAACAGCGGCTCTTTTAATCAGTTGCCGCAGTCGGCAGAAAGTCGAGACGCAGAGCGTTTTGAGTCTCTTTAGGA includes:
- a CDS encoding VOC family protein — translated: MKEFQLQGINHLALVCKDMTRTIDFYCNTLGLRLIKTIQIPEGGQHFFFDIGNGDALAFFWFPQAPESAPGIASVNPAALQTGDIRTAHGSMNHVAFRVQPEKLDEYRGRLIAKGIQATPVLHHADVPSGYVPEADESTFISSFYFFDPDGILLEFAATVRELGDPERDLNQMPDTAQTF